Proteins from a genomic interval of Dendropsophus ebraccatus isolate aDenEbr1 chromosome 6, aDenEbr1.pat, whole genome shotgun sequence:
- the LOC138795248 gene encoding probable G-protein coupled receptor 148, translated as MNTSECSLTKLVNASIMLQKEMQLNATFKIDSPTYFMIQEWVIYPSYSEMHVFLIPIIFCCVTALIFTPSILFSIYSNISMRQETRFLLLGNILLYDLIYLILYTATAICNVLNWNMSKDVCIVILFMLAVTYWGGVLTTASKVMDTYLAVLWPLHYMSLLSARRTKKLLILLWISSFFFPAVVFIPVYFTQKPAPCPLELCSLPVILLMTLHADYALKLCYILFVIVFLLFFSLIFCCYIVLYYKTRETGIWKSVSSRASVTFLLHHTILFFYLSPLLLLLSESLLYMNKVIGLRTGLWITQTLCNVLLVLPKAASPCLYGLRYRQIYKSLKLFLRLRKHRDVSPVISDRVVNC; from the coding sequence ATGAACACGTCAGAATGCAGCCTGACAAAATTAGTCAACGCTTCAATAATGCTGCAAAAGGAGATGCAGCTCAACGCCACCTTCAAAATTGACTCACCAACGTATTTCATGATACAGGAATGGGTAATTTACCCGTCATACTCTGAAATGCATGTGTTTCTTATACCAATCATCTTTTGCTGTGTGACAGCACTCATCTTTACTCCTTCTATATTATTCTCCATCTACTCCAACATCAGCATGCGTCAGGAAACAAGATTCCTACTACTGGGAAATATATTGCTCTATGACTTGATCTACCTCATCCTTTATACTGCTACTGCCATATGCAATGTGCTGAACTGGAACATGTCGAAAGATGTATGTATTGTGATTCTCTTTATGTTGGCTGTTACCTACTGGGGAGGAGTCCTCACCACAGCTTCGAAGGTTATGGACACGTACTTGGCAGTTCTTTGGCCTCTTCACTATATGTCATTGCTTTCTGCACGAAGAACTAAAAAACTGTTAATACTGCTTTGGATCTCATCCTTTTTCTTCCCTGCAGTTGTCTTTATACCTGTGTATTTTACTCAAAAACCTGCACCGTGTCCCCTGGAACTATGCTCCTTACCGGTGATCCTACTCATGACGTTGCATGCAGATTATGCTCTAAAACTGTGTTATATCCTGTTTGTTATTGTTTTTCTGCTATTCTTCTCTTTAATCTTCTGCTGTTATATTGTTTTATACTATAAAACAAGGGAAACGGGAATCTGGAAAAGCGTGTCTTCGAGAGCCAGTGTCACGTTTTTATTGCATCACACCATCCTGTTCTTCTATTTGAGCCCACTTCTCCTGCTGTTGTCAGAATCATTGCTCTATATGAATAAGGTCATTGGTTTAAGGACAGGATTATGGATAACACAGACACTCTGCAATGTATTACTTGTCCTGCCAAAAGCTGCATCACCTTGTTTGTATGGACTTCGATATAGGCAAATATATAAGTCATTGAAACTCTTTTTAAGATTAAGAAAACACAGGGATGTTTCACCAGTAATTTCAGATAGGGTAGTCAACTGTTAA